The window CGGGAAATATATGCTTGTAGACGGCGGAACCGTGGATCAGGGCGAGCCTATTGCGGAGTATCTTGACCGCAGGGGTGTGAAAAAACTGGACTATGTGGTGAACACGCACCCTGATAAAGACCATATCGGCGGTCTTGGCTATCTCATCGGGCACTATGAAATCGGGCACTATTTTGCCCCCGACATTCCCGTCAATCTTATTCCGCCCAGCGAAGAATATCTTGCCGCGCAGGAAGCGCTGAAAAAGAAAAATATCGCAACTTCCTTGCCGGTCTGCGGGGATTCCTTTTTCCTCGGAACCATGAAAATAGAGGTGCTTGCGCCCATTGAGCCGGGGGAGAGCACCAACAATAATTCAATTGTTCTGAAACTAACCTATGGGAGAACACGTTTTTTGCTGATGGGCGACGCCGAAAAGGAAGAGGAGACCGATCTGATTGCAGGCGGAGCGGATCTTTCCGCCGATGTTTTAAAGGTCGGGCACCACGGCAGCAGCACTTCTACTACGGAAGCATTGCTAAATGCGGTAAAACCCAAATGGGCAGCCATTTCCGTTGCGGACGATTCCAACGGACTGCCGAAAAAAGAAGTGCTGAAAAGGCTTCTGTCCGCCGGAGCGGCGGTTTACCGGACTGATGTCAGCGGAACGCTCATTTTTATGAGCGACGGGCAGAATATAAAAATAGCAACCGAGCGTTAGGCAGACTGAAAATGCAGAAGGGGATAGAATAATGAAAATGCTTATCATTGACCGTTTCGAAGGAACCTACGCAATCTGTGAGGACAAAGAACAGAAATTTTACGCAATCGAAACCTCTGAACTTCCGCAGGGCGCACGTGAAGGCGATGTGCTGGACGTGGACGATGCCGAGGGAACGTTAAGCATTAATGCCGAGGAGACGGCGCAAAAGCGTTTTAAAGTAAAAAAACTACAGGATAAACTTTTTCATTCGTGAATGATTCAGGATTGCGCGGAAGACATAAACACCACCACTGGGCTTTTGCAAGGTCTTAAATGGAAATGGGCGCAGTATCCACCCATAATTTTTATAGTTTTTTTTCAGAGGCAACCAGGTTGCAATTAAACAGGCAGAACTGGAACAGTGACAAATTGTATGCGGTGCTGGCGGGAATTCGCCACCATGCTTTGTATGGTGTTGTTTCTTGCCCAAACTTAGCGTTAGAGCTTGACAAACCAGAAAAATTCGCTTAAACTTACGTTGTATAAAATACAGGTGTTGTCAGATGACAAAAGAGGGAAGTCGGGTGTAAATCCCGCGCAAGGCCGTTGCTGTAAGTACGGAGTATGGTTTTATATGCCACTGAAGTTTGGTCTTTGGGAAGGCAAACCTATACGTTGATGTACAAGCCAGAAAACCTGCCCGTATTCTTTCATGCAACTCTACGGTTACTGGAGTGCGTGTGCTTACATGGAAAGAATCATCTGCACGCCTGCTGATTTCTGGAATTTGCTTAGGATGTTTCTTTTAATTTAAAGCTTTACGCCATTTGGTAACGTTGAGTTACCGAGTGGCGTTTTCTTGTATAAAGAGGTAAAAACTGTGGGACAACTAGAATGCTTTGTTTATAAGAATCAAAAAAAGATGCGCTGCGGCTACACCACAGGGTCGTGTGCGGCCGCAGCTGCAAAAGCTGCCGTGCAGATGCTGCTGTGCGGTCAGCGAATAGAAACTGTTACCATCTCGACGCCGAAGGGTATCAATTTAGAACTGGATATTATTAATATTGCGTTTGAGCAAGGGTGGGTGTCCTGCGCCGTCCAAAAGGACAGCGGTGACGATCCTGATGTGACAAATGGCATTTTTGTTTATGCCAAGGTGCAAAAAACAGTGGGAGAACAGATTAAGGTAGAGGGAGGAACCGGTGTGGGCAGGGTAACCCGAGCCGGTTTGGCCTGTGCTATCGGAGAAGCAGCCATCAATCCTGTACCGCGCCGGATGATTGAAGCCGAAGTGCACGCGATATGTGAAGTGTGTGGCTATCACGGCGGAATTTCGGTTGAAATATTCATTCCCGAAGGCGAAAAAATTGCCCAAAAGACTTTTAATCCGCGTTTGGGTATTATAGGAGGAATATCAGTGCTGGGGACAAGCGGTATTGTTGAACCGATGAGCGAACAGGCGCTGATTGATTCCATTAAGGTCGAAATGAAAATGCGTGCCGCTGCAGGCGTTCATTACCTGATTGTGACACCCGGAAATTACGGTGAGACATTTACGCAGGAACATTTAAAAATCGGACTGAAAAATGAGTTGAAATGCAGTAATTTTGTTGGAGAAACATTGGATTCTGCCGTGGAACTGCACTTTTCGGGAGTGCTTCTCATTGGGCATATCGGAAAATTCGTTAAGCTGGCGGGCGGTATCATGAATACCCATTCTCATGTTGCGGACGCGCGCATGGAAATACTCTCCGCACATGCCGCGCTGAACGGAGCAAATAAGCAAACAGTGGCGGAGATCATGAACTGTATTACCACCGATGAAGCAATCTCGATTTTAGACAGGGAGCAAATCCGTGAAAAAACCATGCAGACTATCATGGGTAAAATAGATTTTTATCTTAAAACTCGCGTTCACGATAGCATGGAAATTGGGGCAATCATGTTTTCTAATCAATATGGTGCCTTGGGGCAGACAAAAGATGTCGATCTTTTGCTGGCACAGTGCAAAAAGGAGATATAAATGGCAGGAATCTTATACGGTATCGGTGTTGGGCCGGGTGACCCGGATTTAATCACAATTAAAGCAATCAAAACAATTCGGGATTGTGACGTAATTGCAGCGCCGGACACTGGGAAATCGAGAAGTGTTGCGTTTGAAATTGCAAAACAGGCGGTTCCGGAAATTGCACAGAAAGAATTTGCCGAACTTGCCATGCCCATGACGAGGGACAGGAAGCGATTGGAAAAAAGCCATCAGCAGGCGGCGGATCAAGTCATTGTGTATTTAAATCAGGGGAAAAATGTCGCGTTTCTTACCCTCGGCGACCCCTCTGTTTATTCTACTTATATGTATATTCATGATCTGGTGTGCACCGCGGGCTATCAGGCACAGATGATCGCCGGCGTACCCTCCTTTTGCGCAGTGGCGGCAAAACTGGGCATCAGCTTAACGAAGGCCGATCAGCCGTTTTATGTGATTCCTGCGTCCTATAGGTGTCTGGATGAAGAACTGGACAGAAAAGCAACCAAAGTGCTGATGAAGAGCGGCAAAGCGATCGAACAGGTAAAAAATCTTTTACTGGAAAAGAAGCTGCTCCCAAATGCCAAAATGGTTCAAAAATGCGGCATGAAGGGAGAACGGGTGTTTGCTTCGCTGGAGGAAGCGGACAACGACGCAGGGTACTTTTCCATTATCGTGGTAAAGGGGGAAGCAGAGTGATTCATTTTGTTGGAGCGGGCTGCGGTGCGGTTGACTTAATCACAGTGCGGGGCGAACGGCTGCTGGAACAGGCGGATGTTATTATTTACGCAGGTTCATTGGTAAATCCGCAATTGCTGGATTACGCAAAAGAAGATTGTGCGATTTATGACAGCGCCGGTATGACCTTGGAACAGGTGATTCGGGTGATGCGCACGGCGGAGAAAGAAGAAAAAATGACGGTGCGCCTGCATACGGGTGACCCGAGCATCTACGGCGCCATCCGAGAGCAGATGGATTTGCTTTCGCAGCATGCCATTGACTATGATGTAACGCCGGGTGTTAGTGCGTTTTGCGGAGCGGCAGCGGCGCTGAAAGCGGAGTATACTTTACCGCAGGTGTCTCAAACCGTTATCATTACACGCATGGAGGGAAGAACGCCGGTTCCCGAAAAGGAAGAACTTTCCCTGCTTGCTTCCCACGGGGCAACCATGGCGATATTTTTAAGCACAGGGCTGCTCGATTCCCTCAAGAAAAGGCTGCTTTCGGGCGGCTATGCTAAAGATACCCCTGCGGCAATCGTTTACAAAGCAACATGGCCGGATGAAAAAACCTTTGTGGGCACGGTTGACACCCTGCCGCAGCTTGCAAAGGATAACAATATTACAAAAACCGCACTGATTTTAGTCGGAAAATTTTTAGCGAATGAGTACGGGCGTTCCAAACTGTATGACCCTGCATTTACGCATGGCTTTCGGGGGGGAACTTCAGAATGAAACTCTGGGTGGTTGCCTTTACCCGCCGCGGCGCGCGGCTCTGCTCCAAAATTGTGGATTCCATGACTGAGCTTGAGCATGAGTGCACGGGGTTTGCCTCGGCTGCTTATGCAGGGGAGAAATTACAGACGATTGGCACCAGCTTTTCGGAGTGGACAAATCAGGCCTTTTTGAACGTGCAGGGCATCATCTTTGTGGGTGCGTGTGGAATAGCGGTGCGCGCGATCGCCCCTTACATAATAAGTAAAACAAAAGATCCGGCGGTGGTTGCGGTGGATGAACATGCAAACTTTGCGGTGTCACTGCTCTCAGGCCACATCGGCGGCGCAAATGCTTTGACGATTGAGTTAGCAAAAAGAATCGGAGCAACTCCTGTCGTTTCCACGGCCACAGACTTGAACCACCGTTTTGCGGTGGACTGCTTTGCAGAAGAAAACAATTTATATCTGTGTGACATGCAGGCTGCCAAGGCGGTGTCAGCCGCTCTTCTAGATGATAAAACGGTTTTTCTTCAAGATGATTTTGGCGAATTCTTTCCGCAGGAAACACCGCTCCCGCAGGGCATTCAATTTGGTGCAAGCGGAGAACTCGGTATCTGTATTTCATTGGATGACACACAAAAACCATTTTCCGTTACACTCAACCTTGTTCCAAAGGTTTTGACCATAGGCATTGGATGCAGAAAAAATACGGCGGCGGAATTCGTCGAGCAAGCAGTTATGCAAATCCTAGACCAAAATCAATTTTCGGTTCATGCAATAAAGAAGCTGTGTTCTATTGACCTTAAAGCGCAGGAAAATGGAATTTTAGAATTCTGCCGTCATCATCAATTACAATTCAGTACCTATTCCGCGCAGGAGCTGGAGCAGATACAGGGAGATTTTGCATCTTCCGATTTTGTAAAGGATATTACCGGAGTGGATAACGTGTGTGAACGTGCCGCCGTGCTCGGCAGTACAAGCGGAAAATTGATTGTAAAAAAGCAGGTCTTTCCGTCGGTAACGGTTGCAGTTGCGATTCAGATCGGAGGAAATAAGAAAACATGAAAATTTACGTAGTAGGTCTCGGCCCCGGCGGATTTGACCAGATGACAGGCCGGGCACTCGACGCAATGCAAAGCAGCGATGTGATTGCAGGCTATGATGGTTATATTGATTTAATTAAAGACCGTTATTCCGATAAAAAACTGCTTTCCACTCCAATGAAGCAGGAAGCCGACCGCTGCCGCCTTACGGTAGAAGAAGCATTAAAAGGGCAGACGGTTTCGATTGTGTGCAGCGGGGATGCCGGTGTTTACGGTATGGCAGGATTACTTTATGAGGTTGCACAGCAGTATCCGCCCGTTGAAATTGAAATTGTTGCGGGGGTCACGGCGGCATGCAGTGGGGCGGCTGTGTTGGGCGCTCCGCTGATTCATGACTTTGCCGTTATCAGTTTAAGTGATTTACTCACCCCGTGGGAGTTGATTGAAAAACGGTTGGACTGCGCCGCTCAGGCGGATTTTGTGATTTGCCTTTATAATCCATCCAGTAAGAAGCGCGCGGATTATTTACATAAAGCATGTGATATTGTGCTCAAATACCGCAGCAAAAGTACGGTTTGCGGTACCGTAAAAAATGTTGGCAGAGTGTGTGAAGAAGGGCATGTCATGTTTCTTTCGCAATTGTGTGACGTGTCGGCCGATATGTTTACAACGGTATTTATCGGCAATTCACAGACACGGGAAATCGGCGGTAAAATGGTAACACCGCGGGGTTATCGTGACGAAAAAGGCTGAAAAGGGGACGGCGCAATGCATAGTATATTACTATTTGCGGGAACAACGGAGGGACGGCTTTTGGCGGAAGAAATGGATGGCCTGAACGTCAAGGTATTTGTTTGTGTCGCAACCGAATACGGAAGGGAACTTCTCCCACAAACGGATCACATTACCGTACTGACCGGAAGGCTTGACGAGCCGCAGATGTGTAATTTTATGAATGAACACCGGTTTGACTGTGTGGTTGACGCGACACACCCCTATGCGGTTGAAGTGACTGAAAATATTATGCGTGCGTGCCACGAAACGCATACCACATATTTTCGTCTGATGCGCGAAAGCTCGGAAAGTGAGGCTTGCATTTCGGTTTCCGATACACACGCGGCGGCGGACTTTCTCAGCCAAACAGAGGGTACTGTTCTGCTTACAACGGGCAGTAAAGAACTGGGAATTTTTACAAAGGTAGAAAATTACAGGGAACGGCTGTACGCAAGGGTGTTGCCTATTCCACAGGTCCTGCAAAAATGCTTTGATTTGGGTTTTGAGGGCAGTCACTTAATAGCGATGCAGGGGCCATTTTCACGGCAGATGAATTTGGCTCTGATGAAACAGTGGAATATCAAAATAATGGTCACCAAAGATTCCGGCAGAGCGGGCGGATTTTCAGAAAAGCTGCGGGCGGCAAAGTTGGCAAGAGTACAAACGTTGGTTATCGGCAGACCGCAGGAACAAGTCGGATACCGTTACAAGGAACTACTAAAACTTCTCACCAATCAATATCATATGGAAAAAACCAGCAGGGAGGTGTGTCGGATTGAAAACGAAGGTGTTTCTGATAGGAATCGGCATGGGTAACCGCGATACACTGACCATCGGTGCGCTCAATGCGTTACAAAATTGCGACCGCATCATCGGAGCGCAGCGGATGCTGGACTGCTTTGAGGATATAAATTGCGAAAAACTGGTTGCGGTTTTACCGGATGACATTGCCGCCCATATTGCCGCTCACCCGCAGGACAAAACTGCCGCAGTAGTATTTTCCGGCGATATTGGATTTTACAGTGGTGCTAAAAAACTGTATACCCTGCTGAACGGCTATGAGGTGGAAACGATTGGCGGCATTAGCTCCGTATCCTATTTTTGTGCGCAATTGCACACCTCATGGGACGACGCATACTTAGTCAGCGCGCACGGCAGGGAATGCGGTGTGCTCGGTGCAGTCATGACGCATGCCAAAACTTTTTTTCTAACCGGCGGCACACATTGCGTGCGCAATATTTGTCGGACGCTTTGCGAAAATGGATTGGGTGAGGTTTCAGTTTCGGTGGGGGAACGGCTTTCCTATGCGGACGAGCGGATCGTAATGGCAACGGCAGGGGAACTGGTAAA of the uncultured Caproiciproducens sp. genome contains:
- the cobI gene encoding precorrin-2 C(20)-methyltransferase, whose protein sequence is MAGILYGIGVGPGDPDLITIKAIKTIRDCDVIAAPDTGKSRSVAFEIAKQAVPEIAQKEFAELAMPMTRDRKRLEKSHQQAADQVIVYLNQGKNVAFLTLGDPSVYSTYMYIHDLVCTAGYQAQMIAGVPSFCAVAAKLGISLTKADQPFYVIPASYRCLDEELDRKATKVLMKSGKAIEQVKNLLLEKKLLPNAKMVQKCGMKGERVFASLEEADNDAGYFSIIVVKGEAE
- the cobJ gene encoding precorrin-3B C(17)-methyltransferase, giving the protein MKIYVVGLGPGGFDQMTGRALDAMQSSDVIAGYDGYIDLIKDRYSDKKLLSTPMKQEADRCRLTVEEALKGQTVSIVCSGDAGVYGMAGLLYEVAQQYPPVEIEIVAGVTAACSGAAVLGAPLIHDFAVISLSDLLTPWELIEKRLDCAAQADFVICLYNPSSKKRADYLHKACDIVLKYRSKSTVCGTVKNVGRVCEEGHVMFLSQLCDVSADMFTTVFIGNSQTREIGGKMVTPRGYRDEKG
- the cbiD gene encoding cobalt-precorrin-5B (C(1))-methyltransferase CbiD, yielding MGQLECFVYKNQKKMRCGYTTGSCAAAAAKAAVQMLLCGQRIETVTISTPKGINLELDIINIAFEQGWVSCAVQKDSGDDPDVTNGIFVYAKVQKTVGEQIKVEGGTGVGRVTRAGLACAIGEAAINPVPRRMIEAEVHAICEVCGYHGGISVEIFIPEGEKIAQKTFNPRLGIIGGISVLGTSGIVEPMSEQALIDSIKVEMKMRAAAGVHYLIVTPGNYGETFTQEHLKIGLKNELKCSNFVGETLDSAVELHFSGVLLIGHIGKFVKLAGGIMNTHSHVADARMEILSAHAALNGANKQTVAEIMNCITTDEAISILDREQIREKTMQTIMGKIDFYLKTRVHDSMEIGAIMFSNQYGALGQTKDVDLLLAQCKKEI
- a CDS encoding cobalamin biosynthesis protein, which translates into the protein MKLWVVAFTRRGARLCSKIVDSMTELEHECTGFASAAYAGEKLQTIGTSFSEWTNQAFLNVQGIIFVGACGIAVRAIAPYIISKTKDPAVVAVDEHANFAVSLLSGHIGGANALTIELAKRIGATPVVSTATDLNHRFAVDCFAEENNLYLCDMQAAKAVSAALLDDKTVFLQDDFGEFFPQETPLPQGIQFGASGELGICISLDDTQKPFSVTLNLVPKVLTIGIGCRKNTAAEFVEQAVMQILDQNQFSVHAIKKLCSIDLKAQENGILEFCRHHQLQFSTYSAQELEQIQGDFASSDFVKDITGVDNVCERAAVLGSTSGKLIVKKQVFPSVTVAVAIQIGGNKKT
- the cobM gene encoding precorrin-4 C(11)-methyltransferase, whose product is MIHFVGAGCGAVDLITVRGERLLEQADVIIYAGSLVNPQLLDYAKEDCAIYDSAGMTLEQVIRVMRTAEKEEKMTVRLHTGDPSIYGAIREQMDLLSQHAIDYDVTPGVSAFCGAAAALKAEYTLPQVSQTVIITRMEGRTPVPEKEELSLLASHGATMAIFLSTGLLDSLKKRLLSGGYAKDTPAAIVYKATWPDEKTFVGTVDTLPQLAKDNNITKTALILVGKFLANEYGRSKLYDPAFTHGFRGGTSE
- a CDS encoding DUF3006 domain-containing protein — translated: MKMLIIDRFEGTYAICEDKEQKFYAIETSELPQGAREGDVLDVDDAEGTLSINAEETAQKRFKVKKLQDKLFHS
- a CDS encoding ComEC/Rec2 family competence protein — protein: MEQQKNNSKALKIALLVFLAVGLAVSLLPFGAAASWHRIFSFFGLNDFSAAADSSPMSVHVLEVGKADSIFIECGGKYMLVDGGTVDQGEPIAEYLDRRGVKKLDYVVNTHPDKDHIGGLGYLIGHYEIGHYFAPDIPVNLIPPSEEYLAAQEALKKKNIATSLPVCGDSFFLGTMKIEVLAPIEPGESTNNNSIVLKLTYGRTRFLLMGDAEKEEETDLIAGGADLSADVLKVGHHGSSTSTTEALLNAVKPKWAAISVADDSNGLPKKEVLKRLLSAGAAVYRTDVSGTLIFMSDGQNIKIATER
- the cobK gene encoding precorrin-6A reductase, which produces MHSILLFAGTTEGRLLAEEMDGLNVKVFVCVATEYGRELLPQTDHITVLTGRLDEPQMCNFMNEHRFDCVVDATHPYAVEVTENIMRACHETHTTYFRLMRESSESEACISVSDTHAAADFLSQTEGTVLLTTGSKELGIFTKVENYRERLYARVLPIPQVLQKCFDLGFEGSHLIAMQGPFSRQMNLALMKQWNIKIMVTKDSGRAGGFSEKLRAAKLARVQTLVIGRPQEQVGYRYKELLKLLTNQYHMEKTSREVCRIENEGVSDRNRHG